The Anaeromicrobium sediminis genome includes a window with the following:
- a CDS encoding GMP synthase (glutamine-hydrolyzing), giving the protein MKGFAKIVNEVDNVNRIVCYINSKFPSTIEWK; this is encoded by the coding sequence TTGAAGGGCTTTGCAAAAATTGTTAATGAAGTAGATAATGTAAATAGAATCGTATGTTATATTAATTCTAAGTTTCCTTCAACTATTGAGTGGAAGTAG
- a CDS encoding alpha/beta-type small acid-soluble spore protein, with translation MPKKPLVKEARMALNQFKEEIANELGISATNTNLSSNITSRQAGQMGGKLGGEMTKRLVENASKGMTYTNDSTPADF, from the coding sequence TTGCCAAAAAAACCTTTAGTAAAAGAAGCAAGAATGGCATTAAATCAATTTAAAGAGGAAATCGCAAACGAGTTAGGTATTTCTGCCACAAATACAAATTTATCTAGTAATATTACTTCTAGACAAGCAGGTCAGATGGGTGGAAAACTAGGTGGAGAAATGACAAAAAGATTAGTAGAAAATGCTTCCAAGGGTATGACTTATACTAATGATTCAACACCTGCAGATTTTTAA
- a CDS encoding SDR family oxidoreductase has product MQKSIVVTGASSGFGKLIVETLAKDGHKVFATMRGVEGKNTSVAEEYKNWAEENNYDLHVLEMDVSSDDSVNEGIKRILSLTNRVDVIVNNAGYGVPGVTEGFTSEDTINLFNTNVVGPMRVNNGLLPTLRKQGEGLLIQITSGSAHGTVPFMGVYSATKSAIDTIAESYHYDLAQLGIESVTIEPGSFPTEGPGKMRPPANGHVIKEYGVVAEAMNQLFNGMEEMVSGDKVPNPQDVADEVKKLIDTPAGQRPLRTVVGELMADHARKVNAATEPIQKEFLESLGVAYLDDFKK; this is encoded by the coding sequence ATGCAGAAATCTATTGTTGTGACTGGAGCAAGTAGCGGATTTGGAAAATTGATTGTTGAAACATTGGCAAAGGATGGACATAAAGTCTTTGCAACCATGCGAGGTGTAGAAGGAAAAAACACATCGGTAGCGGAAGAATATAAAAATTGGGCTGAGGAAAATAATTATGACCTACATGTGTTAGAAATGGACGTAAGCAGTGATGATTCAGTTAATGAAGGAATTAAAAGGATTTTGTCACTTACTAATCGTGTTGATGTGATTGTGAATAATGCTGGATATGGTGTTCCAGGAGTAACTGAAGGCTTTACAAGTGAAGATACTATAAATTTATTTAATACAAATGTAGTTGGTCCTATGCGTGTAAATAACGGGTTGTTACCAACATTAAGAAAGCAGGGTGAAGGTCTATTAATCCAAATCACTAGTGGTTCGGCTCATGGCACTGTACCTTTTATGGGTGTATACTCTGCTACTAAGAGTGCTATAGATACAATTGCTGAAAGTTATCATTATGATCTGGCCCAATTGGGAATTGAGTCGGTTACTATTGAACCTGGAAGCTTCCCTACAGAAGGACCGGGTAAGATGCGTCCTCCTGCTAATGGACATGTGATTAAGGAATATGGCGTAGTAGCTGAAGCAATGAATCAATTATTTAATGGGATGGAAGAGATGGTTTCTGGAGACAAGGTTCCTAATCCTCAGGATGTGGCTGATGAGGTGAAAAAATTAATTGACACACCTGCTGGGCAAAGACCTTTAAGGACGGTTGTAGGTGAGTTAATGGCCGATCATGCTAGGAAGGTTAATGCTGCCACTGAACCAATTCAAAAGGAGTTCCTAGAAAGTTTAGGAGTAGCCTATTTAGATGATTTTAAAAAATAA
- a CDS encoding GNAT family N-acetyltransferase, whose product MNLKLREAISNDYIDISNLSIEVHNLHLKNRPDVYMDVNNPLLKEYFDDLLNTNNTKLFVVENTDNKELVAYSIIKIMTTQSVPILKPRKFAFIDNFCVKSNYKKNGIGRLLFQYILDYAKTEGASSLQLVVWEFNKDAVKFYESMGMTTRNRKMELNL is encoded by the coding sequence ATGAATTTGAAGTTAAGAGAGGCCATTAGTAATGATTACATAGATATTAGTAATCTTTCTATAGAAGTACATAATTTGCACCTTAAAAATAGACCAGATGTTTATATGGATGTTAATAATCCTTTGCTAAAAGAGTATTTTGATGATTTATTAAATACTAATAATACAAAGTTATTTGTAGTTGAAAATACAGATAACAAAGAGTTAGTGGCTTATTCTATAATAAAAATTATGACTACGCAAAGCGTCCCGATACTAAAACCAAGAAAATTTGCTTTTATAGATAATTTCTGTGTTAAATCTAATTATAAGAAAAATGGAATCGGAAGATTATTGTTTCAATATATTTTAGATTATGCAAAAACAGAAGGTGCTTCATCATTACAGTTAGTTGTATGGGAATTTAATAAAGATGCAGTCAAATTCTACGAATCAATGGGAATGACAACGAGAAACAGGAAAATGGAATTAAATCTATAG
- a CDS encoding GNAT family N-acetyltransferase — MSITIEEYSSLDELEWLDAHASVMVDSYAWWVVLHKKPKYENQVIDLIAKIDNKIVGFITVEMNSEIIDIVKDDYGFVWEFGVHRNYRGNNIGYLLIEEVHKIMKDKFNTNKSIWYSQDERAQKYYEKLNMREITRHWQFTIEPNDKVKNFFNKDNVDCWEIRGACNVNDFENVSSKYEFSKDDTLMPRLCIGYEYIL, encoded by the coding sequence ATGAGTATAACAATAGAAGAATATAGTTCTTTAGATGAATTGGAATGGCTAGATGCTCATGCTAGTGTTATGGTAGATTCATATGCTTGGTGGGTTGTGTTACATAAAAAGCCTAAGTACGAAAATCAAGTGATTGATTTAATTGCTAAAATAGACAATAAAATAGTTGGATTTATAACTGTAGAGATGAATTCGGAGATTATAGATATAGTTAAGGATGACTATGGATTTGTATGGGAATTTGGAGTTCATAGAAATTATAGGGGAAACAATATAGGTTATTTGTTAATTGAAGAAGTACATAAAATAATGAAAGATAAATTTAACACTAACAAAAGTATATGGTATTCACAAGATGAACGAGCTCAGAAATACTATGAAAAATTAAATATGAGAGAAATAACTAGACATTGGCAATTTACTATTGAACCTAATGATAAAGTAAAGAATTTTTTTAATAAAGATAATGTAGATTGTTGGGAGATAAGAGGTGCATGTAATGTAAATGATTTTGAAAATGTATCATCAAAGTACGAATTTTCTAAGGATGATACATTAATGCCTAGATTATGTATAGGATATGAATATATTTTATAA
- a CDS encoding PDDEXK family nuclease, translated as MPKHFLITYTPLKGHKDPDFRELTYGDSGQRGRKFKKDISQGSYLFFHTKIGSSKYITCYIVVDRIVSGKDARKDNSITCDAQYDDWVFIGDKVKSKRLRKPIPLNKCLAEKLSLNIDFTKLDNNTKTELQVIGSATRQPRELLQQDVDTLLKKINNYQDNVKVENSEDVQYHLHFYDEGEDIIPIDEIHKIKESEIQKLIRKTPSIVEQGARVIDYEKVLSDGDRLDLLLEASDGSLIVGELKGPNCLTDAIATQIASYAHDIEKEYPNKKVRKMIICDGKVSPKLQKACQTLSIEVVVYGVKLDCFKLT; from the coding sequence ATGCCAAAGCATTTTCTTATAACTTATACACCTTTAAAGGGACACAAAGATCCTGATTTTAGAGAACTTACATATGGGGATAGCGGTCAAAGGGGTAGAAAGTTTAAAAAAGATATATCACAAGGTAGTTATCTTTTTTTTCATACAAAAATTGGTTCTAGTAAATACATAACATGTTATATAGTGGTAGATAGAATAGTTTCGGGAAAGGATGCAAGAAAAGATAATTCAATAACATGTGATGCACAATATGATGATTGGGTTTTTATTGGAGACAAAGTAAAATCAAAGCGACTAAGAAAACCAATTCCTCTTAACAAATGTTTAGCGGAAAAGCTTTCTTTAAATATTGACTTTACTAAACTTGATAACAATACAAAAACTGAGTTACAAGTAATTGGATCTGCAACAAGGCAACCAAGAGAACTTTTACAACAAGATGTCGATACATTACTCAAGAAAATTAACAACTACCAAGATAATGTTAAAGTAGAAAATTCAGAGGATGTTCAGTATCATTTACATTTTTATGATGAGGGAGAAGATATTATCCCTATTGATGAAATCCACAAGATAAAAGAATCAGAAATACAAAAATTAATTCGTAAAACTCCAAGTATTGTTGAACAAGGTGCTAGAGTAATTGATTATGAAAAGGTTTTATCAGATGGAGATAGGCTTGATTTACTACTCGAAGCTTCTGATGGGTCCTTAATTGTAGGCGAATTAAAAGGCCCAAATTGTCTTACTGATGCTATTGCTACACAGATAGCTAGCTATGCACATGACATTGAAAAGGAATACCCCAATAAAAAGGTTCGTAAGATGATAATTTGCGATGGAAAAGTATCTCCTAAACTTCAAAAGGCATGTCAAACTCTTTCTATTGAGGTTGTAGTCTACGGAGTGAAATTAGATTGTTTTAAACTAACTTAA
- a CDS encoding Crp/Fnr family transcriptional regulator, whose protein sequence is MSGNIDNFLIDIPTEELRKACPTLQVLEVDNKQYIYQEGELSSSIFFIIKGFVRQTRLSEQGDEVTTAFLGQGDIFGALQSLKSVEMEESAQAWPKAHIYSIRVDEFQNMIIHYPEIAWKIVQKISDQKQKIERRLQRIISQTVDVRVVETLCELVKLSSKPCTHGFSIELMMTQQELASFVGASRPVVSTILNKLKRQGLLNYVKDRICINDKALIEYSHLIQ, encoded by the coding sequence ATGTCAGGTAATATTGATAACTTTTTAATAGATATCCCAACGGAAGAGTTGAGAAAAGCTTGTCCTACTTTACAAGTTCTTGAAGTTGATAACAAACAATACATCTATCAAGAAGGTGAGTTAAGTTCATCAATTTTTTTTATAATAAAAGGATTTGTTCGTCAAACTCGCTTGTCAGAACAAGGGGATGAAGTAACTACAGCATTTCTTGGACAAGGAGATATTTTTGGAGCATTACAATCGCTTAAATCTGTTGAAATGGAGGAGTCAGCACAAGCCTGGCCAAAAGCACATATATATAGTATTAGAGTAGATGAATTTCAAAATATGATAATTCATTATCCAGAGATTGCATGGAAGATTGTGCAAAAAATCTCTGATCAAAAACAGAAAATTGAACGTCGTCTACAAAGAATCATTTCTCAAACAGTAGATGTACGGGTAGTAGAGACTTTGTGTGAGTTAGTTAAACTTAGTAGCAAACCATGTACTCACGGTTTTTCTATTGAACTTATGATGACACAACAAGAACTTGCTAGCTTTGTAGGTGCTAGTAGACCAGTTGTCAGTACAATATTAAATAAGCTCAAGCGACAGGGACTCTTGAACTATGTAAAAGATAGAATTTGCATCAACGATAAAGCCCTAATAGAATACAGTCATCTAATCCAGTAA